The window GGAAGCTTCGGACAGTTTATAAATGAGATTGATCAAAAAGTAGGAATTCTAAGAAAGCCAGTTGAACATAACTATATTAAGCTTTTTTTATTCAGAGATAACTGTTTTATCCACTCATCAATGATGTATCGAGCCTCTTTTTTAAAAAGATTTCACATTTGCTACAATGAACGATTAAAATTCGCCGCAGATTATGATTTTGCAATTAGATGTTCAAAAAAATTCAAAGTGATGAATATACCCGAGGTACTGGTGGAATATCGTTCCCATGGCAATCAGATCTCTCAGGAAAAAAGAATAGAACAATTGCAGTTTGCCGATCAAATCCGGTTATGCCAACTTAGACAATTTAAGATAAAATATGTTCCGATAGAACTAAATGTTCACTTTAAAATGCTGCAGATCAAATTATGTGAAAAAGATCTAGAGTCGGCCGTAATTTGGTGTAATAGACTGATAGAAGCCAACGAACGCTTTAAAATCTATAACCATAAGCATTTCTATGAATTTTTAGATCTGACTTTATCCTTTTCATTTCAGAACAGCGAAGCAAATAGTTGGCCCATAGAACAAGAAATGATTGATTTTATTAAGGATAAAATAACCTCAGGTAAAAAAATACTTGAATTTGGTTCTGGTAATGGGACAAATGTTCTTTTGGAAAATTTCGAAGTCCACAGCATAGAGCATGACATAGATTTCGTTACAAATCGCGGAAAATCCCATTTCTGTATTCATTCGCCTATTAAAGCTGGCTGGTATGATCGTCAGGCGGTTCTAGAAGTACTTCAACAATCATTTGATTTTATGTTAGTTGACGGCCCTCCCGTAGAATTAAAGGCTGGAATCTTAGATCATTTGGATTTATTTACCGGAATAGAATGTCCAGTTATATTCGATGATGTAAATAGACCCTTAGATTTTAACGTTATGGAAACATTTTGCCTGAGGCTGAATTATTCGCCGGAAATTATCCAAGGAAGACATAAACAATTCGCCTACTGTACTAAACAATTATAAACAATTTTACATTGAAAAAATTCCCATTTTATAAGCAGCCAGATCAAATGGATTGTGGTCCAACCTGTATACGCATGATTGCAAGATATTATGGTCGAAATTATAGCTTACAACGTTTGAGAGAGATTTCAGGTATCAACCGTGCAGGTGTTTCTCTATTAGGTATTAGCGAGGCAGCAGAGAAAATTGGCTTCAGAACAACCGGGGTCAAACTGACTGTAAGTAAACTACAGGAAATGGAAATGCCATGTATACTTCATTGGCGACAGAATCATTTTGTAGTACTCTATAAGGTGGAAAAGAATAGCATCTTTTATATAGCGGATCCAGCCCGAGGTCTCATTAAGTACAATAAGGACGAGTTTGTAAAATTTTGGGAAAATACTCGAAATGAAAATGGTGGTCTTGGAATTGCTTTAGCCATTGAACCCAGTCCTGAATTTTATCAGCAAATAGGAGATCCTAATAAAAGGCTAGATATAACCTATATACTAGGTTATTTAGTAAAATACAAAAGCCTAATCATACAGCTCTTCATGGGACTTGGTGTAGGTAGTTTACTTCAATTGATCCTGCCCTTCTTAACTCAAGCTGTTGTAGATATTGGTATTAATACACGAAATTTAAATTTCATTTATATTGTCTTAATTGCCCAAACTATGCTTTTTTTAGGACGGATGAGTGTCGATTTTATTCGTGCCTGGATATTGTTGCATATCAGTACACGCATCAATATCTCCATTTTGACCGATTTCCTAATCAAATTGATGAAATTGCCTATGAGTTTTTTTGAGACCAAGATGACTGGCGATATCATGCAACGGATGAGCGATCAAGGACGTATACAGACTTTTTTGACAGGATCATCTCTCAGTACGGTCTTTTCTCTTTTTAATCTTATTGCATTTGCTTTTGTATTAGCCTATTACAATTTAGATGTATTTCTAATTTTTGTTGTTAGCAGTATATTGTACAGCATAGTTGTAATTATTTTTCTCAAAAAACGTAGGGAACTTGACTTTAAACGTTTCGACATTGCCTCTCAAAATCAGAGTACAGTTGTTCAGTTGATTTCAGGCATGCAGGAAATAAAACTCAATAACTGTGAACAGCAAAAGCGTTGGGAATGGGAACGCGTGCAAGCCAGTTTATTCAAATTTAGTATAAAGAGCCTTGCGCTAGGCCAGATTCAGCAATTTTTTGCATTTTTCATAAATGAGGGGAAGAATATTTTAATTACCTTTTTAGTGGCTAAATCTGTTGTAGACGGACAATTGACTCTTGGCGGTATGATGGCTGTGCAATATATAGTTGGCCAGTTGAATAGCCCGATTGAGCAATTTTTAGGTTTTTTACAGGGTTTTCAGGATGCCAAAATTAGCTTGGAGCGATTAAACGAGGTTCATGAACTAGAAAATGAGGAGCCATTAGGAAAACAGTTTCTATTCGATTTACCTAAACATACTACTATAAAACTCAATCAATTGAGTTTTACTTATCCCGGTGCAGGCAATGATCCTGTACTGTCTAATATCAATCTGGAAATCCCAGTTGGTAAAACCACAGCTATAGTTGGTATGAGCGGGAGCGGAAAGACAACAATCCTGAAACTCTTACTGCGTTTTTATGAACCACAAAAAGGTGAAATCAAAATAGGGAGTTCAAATATAAATCAGGTCAGTTTTAAATTTTGGAGGGGAAAATGTGGCATAGTCATGCAAGATGGTTATATCTTTTCAGACACAATAGCTAGAAATATAGCAGTTGCAGATGAATACCCAGACATTGAAAAATTGCAGCACGCCATCAAAGTAGCCAATATTGCTGACTTCGTAGATGAACTCCCGCTTGGCATTCATACCAAAATCGGCGCGGCAGGAAATGGAATAAGTCAAGGACAGAAACAGCGAATCCTTATTGCAAGGGCCGTGTATAAAAATCCTGAGTATATTTTCTTTGATGAGGCGACAAATGCATTGGACGCAAACAATGAAAAAATCATCATGGAAAATCTGGAAAGTTTTTTTGAAGGCCGTACTGTTGTTGTCGTTGCACACCGATTAAGTACTGTGAAAAACGCGGATAATATTGTTGTGCTAGACAAGGGGCTTATCATTGAACAAGGAACTCATTTGGAACTAACCCAGAGAAAAGGAGATTACTATCAGCTTGTAAAAAATCAATTAGAGCTAGGAAATTAAACAAAAAATATCAGATTTTCAGGCTATTACCCATCATATTGAAATATTAATTTAAAAAAGATGAACAATAAATTAGGCACCATAGATAGCAAAATACATCAGGCAGATAGTTTAAAACTGCCTGAACAAAGCTATGTAGATATCAATAGCGAAGAGGTTCAGGAAATAATCGCGTCAGTACCATCTTGGATATTGAGAAGTGGAAATACTGTAATCTTTATTGTTCTGCTCGGAATCCTATTAATGTCATCATTAATTGAATATCCTGATGTGGTAAAAACAGGATTAAAGATAAACTCTCTCAATTCACCAAAGCCTATATTGGCCAAGCAAAATGCAAAGCTTACCAAACTGCTAGCCAAAGATGGCGAAACCGTAGAAGAAAACCAGATATTGGCATATTTTGAAAGTACTGCAAACCCCGTAGACATCCTTGAGGTCAATGAAAAGCTACTCATCATTAAACATAACATTTTAAATAATATTGATAAAGAATTGATCTTACCGGCAGCGATGAACTTGGGAGAGCTACAGACAAGTTATCAGAATTTTTATCAGCAATATCTAGCCTTTCTTTCTACAAAAAAAAATGGTTATTATATAAATAAGGCCACCTTTCTTGAGCGTGATCTCCAAGATATCAGTAGTTTAAAAACACAGATATTCAAACAGCAAAAAATTCAAGAACAGGAGTATGCAAATAATGAAAAAGAATATAAAGCTTATAAACAGCTTTATGAAAAAAAGGTAATCTCTCGGAATGAATTTTCGGAACATGAAAATAAATATCTTGCCGCAAAATATCCTTTACAACAGACAGAGACGGCTATCCTAAATAATTCCACCGCAAATAATGCAAAACGAAAAGAATTGTTAGATATAAGGCACACCATTGCTGAGGAGCAAGCAAAGTTTATCCAATCGTTAAATCAATGTATAGGTGATAGTGATGCTTGGATTCAACTATATGTTCTGAGAGCGCCAGTAAAGGGACGATTGAGCTATGCGGGAATTATCCAGCAGAATCAGAACATATTGGCTGGTCAAGAGGTTTTTATCGTCAATCCTGGTAATACAGATTTTTTTGGAGAAATGCAAATTCCACAATATAATATGGGCAAAATCCATAGGGGAGAAAGAACTTTGATCAAACTAAAAAGTTACCCATTTGAACAATTTGGAACAATCAGAGGGAGACTTACCTATATTTCTGATGTAGCTTATCAAGATAGTGTCTTCATCGCTAAGGTAAGTTTTGAAAAATTTGAAAATAAAGATAAATACAATAAGATAGTTTTAAAGAATGGAATGTTAGCAGATGCAGAAATTATCACCGAGGAAAGTTCTTTGCTACTACGTTTTTTTAGAAACATAAAAAAAATGATGACTACTCAATAGTTAGCTCACAACTTAAGAACTCAAAAATCAGCTGTAATCGGGAAGTAATAAAAACGGCTTTATGATAAAAGGAATATGGTCTATGATTTTGGACAGAAAATTTCAAGCCAGAATGTTTTTGGTAATATTCTTTCATCATATATTAGATTACTTTTTTGATTTAACTATTAAAATTTGTACATGTAAATCATAGCAATTGCAGCTAAAACGTATTGAAAAAATGGTGAGCTATTCGGTGAGGTCACCAATCAGCTTGAATTTAGCACCACTTATTATACTAAGGGTGGTTTATTCTTAGGGTTTTATTCCCAATTTATTATCTCGTTGATCGGGATTTGTAATTCCGTCCCATATTGCGGGCATTCCATCATCTTTAATCACCACTGTGTGCCGATAGAGCTACACTCCAAATTGCTTACAAAAATGAGTCAAAATCTGAATAAGCTCCACAGCATAATTAACAGAAATTTTCAATACAGCATCACCACTATAATTTATGGCTATAGCCTGCTCGTTTACATTAAAACCCACATACAACGTGGGCTGGCCTAAATCCCAATAAACCAATTCATCGGCTGTTTTAAACAACTGTCCTTGATAAGGTTCTTTAATATAACCAGGGCTGTTCCAAATGGCTTCAGCTAAGGCGGTTATTATTGAAATTAAGCTTTCAGCATCTTCTTTGGTTAACAAACAACTTTCGCTGGTTTCTTTGTCTAGCTCAAGGTGTATTTTATCGCTATCCTTAAATAATAAAATACTGCCGCTTTTAACCAGCCATTTATAAACCTGGGGTTCCTGATTGTGCATATTACTCATTGTTATTGGGTACCCACATCTTAAAAAACTTAAACATTTTGGGATATTCTTCCCTGGGCGAAAAGGCTATGCAGGCTTCCTGATTGTTTAATGCCGATTCGGTGAGCACAATATGGTCTGCTTCCTTTTTAGCATTTGCGAACTCTGTTTCAGAAACCACACAAACCACCTTCTTAAATATGCCATTTATCCAGGTTTGCATGTTTGCCGTGTTTTCAAATTTCCTAAAACAGGCAAGAGATGCGTGTGCTGTAATTACGGGTACCATTTTATCAGGAACCTCTCTTTTAACTAAAATATACATCTTCATGATATAGTGAGCGCTTTGCGAAGTTGGCGTTGACGATAAACTTACAGAAAAATTGTGAAGTTGAAGGTTTTATGCTACCGGGTAGCACCAATGCAATATCCCCGATTACCTTTGGTATTAAACCGTTGCCCGAAGGTTTTAATCAGTATGCCGCAAAAAGGGCCGATCGGCATTGCTTTCCATAAATACCTTACGGTATTCCCTGGGCGATATACCTTGCCGGATCTTGAATTGCCTGTTAAAATAAGAAACATTATCAAAACCACAGGCATAACAGATGGCTGTGATATTGTTATCTTTCCCAATTAATAATTTTGTGGCATGACTTACCCTAATCTCATTTACAAACTGTGAGAATGTTTTGTGGGTGCTGTTTTTAAAATAGCGACAAAATGCAGCTTTGCTCATACAAGCGATGGAAGCCGCCGATTGGATGTCTATCTCCCGATGATAATTTTCGAATACATAATTGAATATGGAAGCCAGTTTTTTAGCATTACTTTCATTATGGCGTATTTTTCTGCTATCGTCTGTAATGAGTAATGCTCCTTGCTTACTGCTCAGCGAAAGCTCTTCCAATATCTGCAGCAACAGAATCAGGTTTTTCATTTGCTGGTTAGGCTGAAACTGGAAGAAGCGGGTGCTGGTTGAAGCCGCTGAAGTGTCGAATTTTATACCATATATCGATTGTTGCAACAGCTCCTTCACTGCCCTCAGTTCCAGGGTCTCAAAGAAATCCTTTCCCATAAAATCTGCAGAGAATTGCACTACAATGGCGTGCGCTACTTCTTCATCAGTTGTAGTTAGGATATCACTTGAAAAACAATGCACCAGCCCCGGCCCGAACATAAAGACATCTCCTTCCTTATAATTCATTACCTTATTGCCCACATACACCTGCCCTGAACTTTTTACAATCAAGATCAACTCATAGCTGTGGTGAAAATGAAAAGTACTGGTAAACTGTGGCTGACAGTATTCTTTAATTGCGAAACTGGCGTCCTCAGGAGTAGATATCGGTCGGTAAGAAACTTTCATAATTACTGTTTTTTGGTACAATAGTTATTTTTAGAAGCTAAATTTGACTATTAATGTAAATATAGTATCAAAAATGAGCAAATGAAGTATTTTTATTTCAATTGAAATCTGAATAAGTTTGTTTTACCCAGGCGCCGTTATACGCGGTGTCTGCATGATACTAACCAAAATATTATACCTGATATGGAACTTGCAATACACAATTGGATGCGTGCTGAAACGATAGAAACAACGATAAAAAGAGTTTCTGCGATTGGATATACCAGGCTCGAAGTTGCCGGGAACCCTGATCAGTACAATACAAAGGACGTAAGAAAACTAATGAAAGCGCATGGGCTGAGTTGCTGGGGTTCTGTAACATTAATGCTTGGCGAGCGTAACCTGCTGGCCAGTAATGAGGGGCAACGGGCAGCTTCCGTTCAGTACGTAAAAGATGTAGTGAAAATGGTGAAAGAACTTGATGGCCATATGGTTTCTGTTGTTCCTGCTACAGTAGGCAAGTTGGTGCCCGATGGCCGCAAGGAAGAGGAGTGGGGCTGGGCTGTTAACGCCATGAAAGAAATATACGAATACAGCGAAGCCGCAGGCGTACTGTTGGGCATTGAGCCTATTAACCGGTTTGAAACCTATTTTATTAACCGTGCCGAACAGGCATTGGCACTGGCTGCAGCAGTTGGCCCGAACTGTGGCGTATGTTTGGATACTTTCCACATGAATATCGAAGAAACAGATTTGTTTGAATCCATTAGGAAAGCGAAGGGGAAACTGGTAGGTTTTCATGTGGCAGATAATAACCGCATGGCACCGGGAATGGGAAATCTCAACTGGCAAAAGATCATCGATACCCTTCGGGAAATAAATTATAACGAGGTCCTTTCTGTAGAGTTTTGTGCCCCATTAGATCGTACTCCCGCCAATCCTTATCCTGGAGCTATAGACGAAAAGCCCGAAAACCTTAGTCCCGAGCAGGAGAAATTCCTGATAGACCATGGTAGCTCGTCGGTTACCGATGCATTTTATACCATGCTAACCCAACAATCATTTAATACCTTATCAAAACTTATTTAAGGTCTGAAAGGATCATAAGCATAGTGCTTAGCAACAGCAATGAGCCGTGACTGCATGCGATTAAACACTAGCGCCATACAAACACTTTCATAACCGATAAAAGACAAATTATATTTTAATGAAAATAACAAATGTAGAAGCATTTTGGTTACGTTGCCCCATACCTGAGGCGAAACAACACGTATCAGATTATGGGCTGCTTACCAATTTTGATATGACCCTTGTGGTAATCACAACAGATACAGGATTGCAGGGCTTTGGAGAAGCCAAGGCTGCAGTAGGCTCTTCAGGCGTATGTGCTTCCATTGTAAACTGTATAGAAAACGAACTCAAGCCCGTATTGTTGGGCAAGTCTGTAAAAGACATTACCCGGCTTTGGGAAGAAATGTATAATGGAACAAGAGACCATTATGCATTGTCGAGAGGAAGAAAATTCCCTATCCTTGGACGGCGGGGCCTTACGGTATCTGCCATGAGTGGGATCGATACCGCACTATGGGATTTGAAAGGCAAAATGCTGAACGTTCCAGTACTTGATTTGCTTGGCGGTGCCTGCAGAGATAAAATGCCTGCTTACGCAAGTGGGGGGTGGGCAGACCTGGAACATATAGGCGAGCAGTTGAATGGCTATGTGAGTAAAGGGTTTGGGGGAGTGAAAATGCGTGTAGGCGTAATGGATGGTACCGTACAGAAAAGTATAGATCGGGTAAAAGCAGCCAGAGCAGCACTGGCGCCTGAAATTAAGTTAATGGTTGATGCACACGGCACGTTCAGCGTACCCGAGGCAAAGCAATTTTGCCGGGGCGTAGAAGATTGTAACATCTATTGGTTTGAAGAGCCAGTTAGTCCCGACAATAGGAAAGGAACAGCAGAAGTAAGGGCTGCTACCCACATACCCATTGCCGCCGGCGAAAGTGAGTTTACCAGTTTTGATATACACGATCTTTTGCAAATCAGGGCTATAGATGTTGTTCAGCCCGATGCAGCCATTATTGGCGGCATTTCAGAAGCTATGCGGGCCGGGCATCTGGCCAGTGTGCACCAGGTAGAGCTGGCACCACATTGCTGGGGCTCAGCATTTTCTTTCATGGCAGGGTTAACTGTAGCATTCGCAAGCCCCTCGGCAACCATTATTGAGTTCTCTTTAGGAGGAAACCCCATGATGTACGACCTGGTGAACGAACAAATTAATGTAATCAACGGCGAAATTGCCGCACCTTCTGCTCCAGGACTGGGATTAACCCCTAACTGGGATTTTGTAAAACAGTTTAAACAGCCAGTATAAAATAATTAATTATGGCAAAGGCACTTAAAATTAATCATGTAACGCTCATTGTAGATAATCTGGAAAAAGCAGGAGATTTCTACAGGCAGGAACTTGGCCTTGAGCCACTCCCTGCTTTTAAGTTCGATTACCCTGTAATGTTTTTCAGGTTTAATGATGAACAACAATTGCATATTTCGGAATGGGAAGACCGCACGTCATTTCGCGGGCATATCTGTGTACAGGTAGACGATTTCAGCAGTATCTTTTTCCGCATGAAAGCGTTGAATGCCATTGATGTTAACCCCTGGGGGAAAGTGAGGGAATTGCCAGATGGAGCTATGCAGATGTTTGTACGCGATCCCGCTGGCAACCTGGTAGAAATTTCTTCAATACCTGGAGCTGAAGTAGACGAACGGATATTTAAAGATGAGCTTTATGAAGCAGGTTTATACGTTTCGAACAGGAACGATTTCAGAGGCTTAAAATCAGATGACGCTACTTTATACCATAAAAAGTAATGAAGAAAAACGTATTGTTACTCGAAACTATTGCCGAAGAAGCACTTTCGCTGCTAGCCGAAAATGCGCATGTATTCAAAGGATATGAAGCAGGTGGGCTAAATGAGGTTTTGGGAAAGGTAGAAATACATGCCGTTATTACCAGGGGGAAGGGGCAGATTGATAAGCCTTTAATGGATGCCTTTTCTAATTTGCAGGTGGTAGCCAGGTGCGGCGTGGGACTTGATAATGTGGATGTGGCTGAAGCGACAGCAAGAAAGATCAGGGTAGTTAATGCGCCGGGCAGTAATGCAGCCACTATTGCAGAACACACGCTCGCTTTAATGCTGATGGCAATGCGTAATTTATATCAGTCGGTAGAAAGGGTTAAACAGGGTGACTGGAACTGGCGTAACCAATATGCAGGAGATGAACTGAATGGCAAAACGCTTGGTATATTGGGCATGGGAAATATAGGGAAACGGGTGGCCAAACTAGCTGAGGCTTTTGGTATGAAGGTATTTTACTGGAGCAGAACAGCACGACAGCTGCCTATGGATGAAGTTTTAAAACAATCAGATATAGTAAGTTTACATCTTCCCTTAACTCCCGAAACGAATGAGATTATCGGGGCTAAGCAACTGACGTTAATGAAACCTGGATCATTCCTGATCAATACCGCAAGGGGCGCACTGATCAATCATGAGGCGCTTCTCGATGCGTTGAATGCAAATACCATTGCCGGATTTGCAGCAGATGTGCTGCCCGATGAACCACCCGTAGAGAGCCTTTCGGTTGTACAACATCCGCACGCAATTATTACCCCTCACGCAGCCAGTCTTACAGCCGCTACCTACCAGCGGATGTGCTTGCTTACCGTGAAGAATGTACTTGCCATACTTGGTGGCGGGCAGGCTGATTTAAATAGTGTATATAACCGCGATTCCTTTATTTGATAACCATTAATCCCTAATAAAATGAATAATTTTTGTGTTGGTTTATTATTAACCCTGAGTACAGTTCTTTGCTGTGCGCCATCTACGCAAAAGGCTAAAAAGCCACTCGTTGTTTTTGTGTGCGGCGATCATGAATATAGCGGAGAAGAAACGCTGCCCATTATTGCTGCCGAACTGGAAAAGAACTATGGCATGAGGGCCGTTGTACTCAAAGCATCTCCAGACCACAATAGCGAAGAAAATATTCCCGGACTGGAAATATTAAAAGAAGCAGATTTAGCTGTTTTCTACTTGCGGTGGCGAAGACTTCCCGCCGAACAACTTGCGCACATTGAAACCTACCTGAAGTCGGGAAAACCAGTAATGGGCTTTCGTACCACTACACATGCATTTAATTTCCCTAAGGGGCACCCCAGCGAAAAATGGAATGCTTTCGGTGAGTTCGCGTTAAATGCGCCTCCGGGCTGGGGCGGGAAAGCTAAACATACACACTATGGCCATAACAGCAGCACCGATGTGAGCATTGCTCCTGCGGCATCAAACAATCCTATTCTTACAGGCGTAGCAAAAGATTTTCACGTTCGCTCTTGGTTGTACCATGTAGTGCCCGATTATCCCACAAAAGGATCAACAACATTGCTTACAGGCAAAGCCGTAAATCCTGATAGAGCCGCCGTAGAAAATCCGGTAGCCTGGACAGGTACCAATACTTTCGGTGGAAAGGTTTTTATGACCACGATGGGGCATCCCGAAGATTTCAGAATTGAGGCTTTCCAACGCCTTGTAATTAATGCCATTCATGATGAACTGGGCTTAAAAGTGCCAAAGAAATGGAAAGGTAAAATGGATATCCAGGTACCATACCGTGTAGCTAAGTAAACCTGCTTAAAGATGACGAGAATAATAAAGATCAGCCTGTTGTGCCTCATCGTGGCAATACCCACAATGGTGATAATAAACGCCTTTAAATACAAAGCCTCGCCGCTTGTTATGGCTAAAGGCACACGTATTGCCCTGATTGGCAATAACCTGGGGTCGAGAATGATCAATTACGATAATTTTGAAACAGAATTGCAGCTTCGTTTCCCAACGCACCAATTATTTATTCGTAACATGTGTAACCCGGCAGAAACGCCCGGTTTCAGACCTCATGCAAGCAGAAATTCTCCCTGGGCTTTTCCCGGTGCAGAAAAGTTTCAGGTAGAGCGGGCTAACCTTGTTAAAAGAAAAGATGCAGGCGGTACATTAGAAATGGAAGATCCCGGAGAGGGCTTTTTTGAAACACCCGATCAATGGCTTACCAGGTTAAAAACAGATGTAATCATTTCCTTTTTTGGGTTTAACGAATCTTTTGAAGGGAAAGCGGGGCTTGATAACTATAAAGCCGAACTGGATGCCTTTATTAAATGGACGCTGAAACAAAAATATAACGGCACTTCAGGGCCACAGCTCGTCATCGTATCGCCCATTGCTTTTGAAAACCTTAAGGGTAAAACCAAATATGATTTGCCCGATGGTAAGCAGGAAAATGAAAACCTGCTACTGTACACCAATGCAATGAGAGAAGTGGCTGCTGCAAATAGGGTTCGCTTTGTTGATGTATTTAACCCGACACTAGAATGGTATAAAAATGCCTCAAGCCCATTAACCATTGATGGGTCTCAACTAAACGAAGAGGGTTATAAAAAACTCGGGGTCTTGCTTGCAGATCAGATTTTTGGAAAAAACGCAGCCGAAGCAGAAACGAACAGGAAGCTAGTGCATGATGCTGTAATGGAAAAAAACTGGATGTGGCTAAATGATTTTAAAATCCCTAACGGAGTGCACGTGTATGGTCGCAGGTATAAACCTTACGGGCCTGATAATTTCCCGGCAGAGATAAAGAAGATTCGCGAAATGACGCTGATCAGGGATACTGCCGTTTGGCTGGCAGCAGCTAAAGGACAGAAAATGGATATTGAGGCAGCTGATAAGCATACCACCGTTTTGCCAGAGGTAAAAACCAATTATACACCAAGTAAAAAAAATGGCAATCTTAAATACCTGATCGGGCAGGAAGCAGTAAACAGTTTAACTGTGCCGCCGGGGTTCAAAGTAGAATTATTTGCCTCAGAAACCGAATTCAGCTTTTTGGCCAAGCCCGTGCAGTTGTCATTTGATAACAAAGGGCGCTTGTGGGTGGCGGTAATGCCTACTTATCCACAATATAAGGTTGGAGACTCAAAGCCTAATGACAAGATCATTATTCTCGAAGATACCAATAACGACGGCAAGGCCGATAAACAAACCGTTTTTGCCGATGGCCTTCATTTACCGCTTGGCTTTGAAATTGCGGCAGAAGGGGTATATGTTGCCCAGGGAAATAATTTTATTCTGCTTACAGATACCGACGGGGATGATAAAGCTGATAAAAAGGAGATTTTGCTCAGTGGTTTTGATGATCACGATTCTCA is drawn from Pedobacter sp. HDW13 and contains these coding sequences:
- a CDS encoding mandelate racemase/muconate lactonizing enzyme family protein; the encoded protein is MKITNVEAFWLRCPIPEAKQHVSDYGLLTNFDMTLVVITTDTGLQGFGEAKAAVGSSGVCASIVNCIENELKPVLLGKSVKDITRLWEEMYNGTRDHYALSRGRKFPILGRRGLTVSAMSGIDTALWDLKGKMLNVPVLDLLGGACRDKMPAYASGGWADLEHIGEQLNGYVSKGFGGVKMRVGVMDGTVQKSIDRVKAARAALAPEIKLMVDAHGTFSVPEAKQFCRGVEDCNIYWFEEPVSPDNRKGTAEVRAATHIPIAAGESEFTSFDIHDLLQIRAIDVVQPDAAIIGGISEAMRAGHLASVHQVELAPHCWGSAFSFMAGLTVAFASPSATIIEFSLGGNPMMYDLVNEQINVINGEIAAPSAPGLGLTPNWDFVKQFKQPV
- a CDS encoding VOC family protein; its protein translation is MAKALKINHVTLIVDNLEKAGDFYRQELGLEPLPAFKFDYPVMFFRFNDEQQLHISEWEDRTSFRGHICVQVDDFSSIFFRMKALNAIDVNPWGKVRELPDGAMQMFVRDPAGNLVEISSIPGAEVDERIFKDELYEAGLYVSNRNDFRGLKSDDATLYHKK
- a CDS encoding 2-hydroxyacid dehydrogenase; this translates as MKKNVLLLETIAEEALSLLAENAHVFKGYEAGGLNEVLGKVEIHAVITRGKGQIDKPLMDAFSNLQVVARCGVGLDNVDVAEATARKIRVVNAPGSNAATIAEHTLALMLMAMRNLYQSVERVKQGDWNWRNQYAGDELNGKTLGILGMGNIGKRVAKLAEAFGMKVFYWSRTARQLPMDEVLKQSDIVSLHLPLTPETNEIIGAKQLTLMKPGSFLINTARGALINHEALLDALNANTIAGFAADVLPDEPPVESLSVVQHPHAIITPHAASLTAATYQRMCLLTVKNVLAILGGGQADLNSVYNRDSFI
- a CDS encoding ThuA domain-containing protein, whose protein sequence is MNNFCVGLLLTLSTVLCCAPSTQKAKKPLVVFVCGDHEYSGEETLPIIAAELEKNYGMRAVVLKASPDHNSEENIPGLEILKEADLAVFYLRWRRLPAEQLAHIETYLKSGKPVMGFRTTTHAFNFPKGHPSEKWNAFGEFALNAPPGWGGKAKHTHYGHNSSTDVSIAPAASNNPILTGVAKDFHVRSWLYHVVPDYPTKGSTTLLTGKAVNPDRAAVENPVAWTGTNTFGGKVFMTTMGHPEDFRIEAFQRLVINAIHDELGLKVPKKWKGKMDIQVPYRVAK